The Paenibacillus sp. YPG26 genome includes a window with the following:
- the def gene encoding peptide deformylase, with the protein MAIREIVLEPNEVLHQVAEEVKQITPAIRKLLTDMADTMYEAEGVGLAAPQVGVLKRVIVIDVGDDNGLIEMINPEIVASEGEQFGPEGCLSIPGYRGDVRRANQVTVKGFNRKGKEITITGTELLARAFQHEIDHLNGILYTELAENYYEIPPEEEEEFEQEQAQAQTSGVQEPDQGKE; encoded by the coding sequence ATGGCGATTAGAGAGATTGTACTCGAACCGAATGAGGTGCTGCATCAGGTAGCAGAGGAAGTGAAACAGATTACACCTGCAATTCGTAAGCTGCTGACAGATATGGCAGATACGATGTACGAAGCGGAAGGTGTTGGACTTGCGGCTCCGCAGGTAGGTGTGCTGAAAAGAGTTATTGTCATTGATGTGGGGGATGACAACGGGCTGATCGAGATGATTAATCCAGAAATTGTTGCCTCGGAAGGGGAGCAATTTGGGCCTGAAGGATGTCTGAGTATTCCCGGTTATCGCGGGGATGTTCGCCGGGCGAATCAAGTAACCGTGAAAGGGTTCAACCGGAAGGGCAAGGAGATTACGATTACAGGGACTGAGCTGCTGGCTCGCGCTTTTCAACATGAGATTGATCATTTGAACGGTATTTTATATACAGAGCTAGCTGAGAATTATTATGAGATACCACCAGAGGAAGAAGAGGAATTTGAACAAGAACAGGCACAAGCCCAGACCTCAGGGGTACAGGAGCCTGATCAAGGGAAGGAGTGA
- the fmt gene encoding methionyl-tRNA formyltransferase, with product MNIVFMGTPDFAVPSLETLLTEGYNVVAVVTQPDRPQGRKKILTPTPVKEAALRHGLPVLQPQRMRSPEAVEELAAYKPDVIVTAAYGQILPKAVLDLPQYGCLNVHGSLLPKYRGGAPIQRSIINGEKETGITLMYMAEGLDTGDMIAKSVVPIEDEDTSGTLFKKLSLAGAALLKEQLPLVIKGRAARTPQIEEESTYAKNLSREDERISWSDSSRAIYNRVRGLVPFAGGFTLWNGEVFKVWEVAKPVDRAPAGGNQAPGTVLDFTDRGIEVKTGDGSVILTKVQPAGKKAMDAAEFLRGGVLKKGEVFS from the coding sequence ATGAACATCGTTTTTATGGGAACTCCTGATTTTGCTGTACCCTCATTGGAGACACTATTGACTGAAGGGTACAATGTAGTCGCGGTTGTTACACAGCCAGACCGTCCTCAGGGTCGGAAAAAGATTCTTACGCCCACACCCGTCAAGGAGGCGGCCCTCCGTCATGGTCTGCCAGTGCTGCAGCCTCAGCGGATGAGGAGTCCAGAGGCTGTTGAAGAGCTGGCCGCTTATAAGCCTGATGTGATCGTAACAGCTGCTTATGGACAGATTCTGCCCAAGGCGGTGCTTGATCTGCCGCAATACGGGTGCTTGAACGTTCATGGCTCGCTTCTGCCGAAGTACCGGGGGGGAGCGCCGATTCAGCGTTCCATCATCAACGGGGAGAAGGAGACAGGGATCACCCTGATGTATATGGCTGAAGGCCTTGATACGGGGGATATGATTGCGAAGTCCGTGGTACCGATAGAAGATGAGGACACTTCAGGTACATTGTTCAAGAAGCTGAGTCTGGCTGGCGCAGCCCTTCTCAAGGAACAGCTTCCCTTGGTGATTAAAGGCCGGGCTGCCCGGACGCCACAAATTGAGGAAGAGTCCACGTATGCCAAGAACTTGTCCCGTGAGGACGAGCGGATCTCTTGGTCGGATTCATCCCGTGCGATTTATAATCGCGTGCGGGGCTTGGTACCTTTTGCAGGCGGATTCACGCTGTGGAATGGCGAGGTGTTCAAGGTGTGGGAGGTCGCAAAGCCTGTTGACAGAGCGCCAGCTGGAGGGAACCAGGCTCCGGGCACGGTGCTTGATTTCACAGATCGAGGCATCGAAGTCAAGACGGGAGACGGGTCGGTTATTCTAACTAAAGTACAGCCAGCCGGCAAAAAGGCGATGGATGCAGCTGAATTTCTGCGCGGCGGCGTTCTGAAGAAAGGCGAGGTTTTCTCTTGA
- the priA gene encoding primosomal protein N', with the protein MYTIAKVIVDVPSRETDRPFDYIIPDSMRDWIEVGSRVAVPFGRRTVQGFVISLARESSLERSRMRKIQELLDHLPPLPPDLVELAEWMSREYACSTISSLQAMIPSALKGKAERYISYVEPDERSGEEPEGPVESVTETDGLFSLSLLQPAEEAEIIEYVKAAGPVTFSHLDARYPGRGALIKGLMKRGVLTESQAIKDKLRIKTVKTVSAAVTGEEAAAALASFTAQARRQREVLAFLLEVQIPIGMQELLTTLGVTAGTVKKLAEKGFAVIEDVEVFRDPYKDRRFKPTAPLALTPEQQVAFDHIAGRLDSHEHGVFLLHGVTGSGKTEVYLQAIQQCISQGRQAIVLVPEISLTPQMVERFKGRFGDKVAVLHSRLSGGERYDEWRKIREGKVEVAVGARSAVFAPFPNLGLIVMDEEHETSYKQEETPKYHARNVAVRRAAQHEAVVILGSATPSLESYHAARSQASDDFAPVLLEMKSRPAGSELPAVRIVDMREELKDGNRSMFSRDLHQGIVSRMERGEQTVLFLNRRGFSTFVMCRTCGYVAGCPECDISLTYHQKSNNLRCHYCGYAEAAPSVCPECGSEHIRYFGTGTQRVEGELAKLFPGIRVIRMDVDTTVEKGSHEKLLNAFREKKADVLLGTQMVAKGLDFPDVTLVGVIAADSSLNFPDFRAAEKTFQLLTQVAGRAGRHHLPGEVFVQSYTPDHYSIIHASRHDYLSFVRDELKHRRTLGYPPYCRLILVTMTHENLQILVRMAENFVSDLRGKAQQKGWFGGLDRFTSDAFDILGPIASPIPRIKNRYRFQCMVKYRGAIDAVQLVRDVSNLTLEHLKDASLQISIDVDPQMLM; encoded by the coding sequence ATGTATACCATCGCCAAAGTTATAGTAGATGTCCCGAGCAGGGAGACCGACCGGCCTTTTGATTATATAATACCTGACAGCATGCGTGATTGGATTGAAGTAGGAAGCCGGGTTGCTGTTCCTTTTGGGCGTAGAACCGTTCAAGGATTCGTGATCTCGCTTGCGCGTGAATCAAGTCTCGAGAGGTCCAGGATGAGGAAGATTCAGGAGCTGCTCGATCATCTGCCGCCGCTGCCGCCGGATCTTGTAGAGCTTGCGGAGTGGATGAGCCGGGAATACGCGTGCAGCACCATTTCCTCGCTTCAGGCAATGATCCCATCAGCCTTGAAAGGGAAAGCAGAGCGGTATATCAGCTATGTGGAGCCGGACGAACGTTCCGGGGAGGAGCCGGAAGGCCCGGTGGAGAGTGTAACGGAGACAGATGGGTTATTCTCTTTGTCACTGCTGCAGCCTGCGGAAGAAGCTGAAATTATAGAATACGTCAAAGCTGCGGGACCGGTCACCTTCTCTCATCTGGATGCTCGGTATCCCGGCCGCGGGGCATTGATTAAGGGGCTTATGAAGCGCGGCGTGCTCACCGAGAGCCAGGCGATCAAAGACAAGCTTAGAATCAAGACGGTAAAAACTGTATCTGCTGCGGTCACAGGGGAAGAAGCGGCAGCGGCGCTGGCTTCGTTCACAGCGCAGGCGCGCCGGCAGCGTGAAGTACTTGCCTTTCTGCTTGAGGTCCAGATTCCGATCGGGATGCAGGAGCTGCTCACCACCCTTGGGGTTACGGCAGGGACGGTGAAGAAGTTAGCAGAGAAAGGCTTTGCCGTGATTGAGGATGTGGAAGTATTCCGCGATCCATATAAGGATCGCCGTTTCAAGCCGACGGCTCCACTGGCGTTAACGCCAGAGCAGCAGGTGGCCTTTGACCATATTGCCGGTCGTCTGGATAGTCATGAGCACGGTGTCTTCCTGCTGCATGGGGTGACGGGCAGCGGCAAGACGGAGGTGTATTTGCAGGCGATTCAGCAATGCATTTCCCAGGGACGGCAGGCGATCGTGCTTGTGCCTGAAATCTCCCTTACCCCTCAGATGGTCGAGCGGTTCAAAGGCAGATTCGGTGACAAGGTCGCTGTTCTTCACAGCCGTCTGTCCGGCGGAGAACGCTATGACGAATGGCGCAAAATCCGCGAGGGTAAAGTGGAAGTGGCGGTTGGGGCGCGCTCGGCGGTGTTTGCGCCTTTTCCAAACTTGGGTCTTATCGTCATGGATGAAGAGCATGAGACGTCCTATAAGCAGGAGGAGACGCCCAAGTATCATGCACGTAATGTGGCTGTGAGACGGGCTGCCCAGCACGAAGCGGTTGTAATCCTTGGTTCCGCAACGCCTTCACTCGAAAGCTATCATGCGGCAAGGTCGCAGGCTAGCGATGATTTTGCTCCGGTTCTGCTTGAAATGAAGTCGAGGCCAGCCGGAAGCGAACTGCCCGCAGTTCGGATTGTTGATATGCGTGAGGAGCTGAAGGATGGGAACCGGTCTATGTTCAGCCGTGATCTGCATCAAGGTATTGTCTCTAGAATGGAGCGGGGAGAACAGACTGTACTGTTCCTGAACCGGCGGGGGTTCTCCACCTTTGTGATGTGCCGGACCTGCGGTTATGTGGCAGGTTGTCCTGAATGCGACATCTCCCTGACTTATCATCAGAAGTCTAACAATCTTCGCTGTCACTACTGCGGTTATGCGGAGGCCGCTCCTTCCGTATGTCCGGAGTGCGGCAGCGAGCATATCCGGTACTTTGGTACGGGCACCCAGCGGGTTGAGGGGGAGCTTGCCAAGCTCTTCCCGGGGATCCGCGTGATCCGGATGGACGTGGATACGACGGTAGAGAAGGGATCACATGAGAAGCTGCTGAATGCTTTTCGGGAGAAAAAAGCGGATGTTCTGCTGGGCACCCAAATGGTTGCCAAAGGGCTGGACTTTCCTGACGTTACTCTGGTTGGCGTGATCGCTGCGGACAGCTCCCTGAACTTTCCTGATTTCAGGGCGGCGGAGAAGACCTTCCAGCTGCTGACTCAGGTGGCGGGCCGCGCAGGCAGGCACCATCTCCCAGGGGAAGTGTTCGTCCAGTCCTATACACCAGATCATTATTCCATTATCCATGCCAGCCGGCATGATTATCTGTCTTTTGTACGGGATGAGCTCAAGCACCGTAGAACCTTGGGATACCCGCCTTATTGCAGGCTTATTCTGGTTACCATGACTCATGAGAATCTGCAGATTCTTGTGCGGATGGCTGAGAACTTCGTGAGTGATCTTAGAGGGAAGGCCCAGCAAAAGGGCTGGTTCGGCGGACTGGACCGGTTCACCTCGGATGCCTTTGATATCCTTGGACCTATCGCTTCACCCATACCGAGAATCAAGAACCGCTACCGCTTCCAGTGTATGGTGAAGTACCGCGGAGCGATTGATGCGGTTCAGCTGGTGCGGGATGTGAGCAATTTGACGCTGGAGCATTTGAAGGATGCCTCCCTGCAAATTAGTATTGACGTGGATCCGCAGATGCTAATGTGA
- a CDS encoding Stp1/IreP family PP2C-type Ser/Thr phosphatase → MINTVYVSDVGHVRSVNEDSSWVANLEQGFTLGIVADGMGGHQAGDTASRLAVETIVSDLQSLPRATSPELRREALRKAILHANEVVFQTASASVEYHNMGTTVVAILMDRREGIIGHIGDSRAYLFRQGNITQLTEDHTLVNELVKSRQISEEEAYNHPRRNVITRALGTDAKVDVDLIHVALKEGDILLLCSDGLSSYVSKHKMAQTVGLPNVSLKDRADHLLQLALDVGGEDNITVALFEIPGAAGASAKEWTT, encoded by the coding sequence TTGATAAATACGGTATATGTCAGTGATGTAGGACATGTTCGTTCGGTGAACGAGGATTCATCATGGGTAGCTAACTTGGAGCAAGGGTTCACTTTGGGTATTGTTGCAGATGGAATGGGTGGACATCAGGCCGGAGACACAGCCAGCAGGCTTGCTGTTGAGACCATTGTATCCGATCTGCAGTCTCTCCCCAGGGCAACCTCTCCTGAGCTTCGGCGCGAAGCTCTCAGGAAGGCGATCCTGCATGCCAATGAGGTGGTGTTCCAGACCGCTTCGGCAAGTGTTGAATATCACAATATGGGAACTACCGTTGTGGCGATTCTAATGGATCGCCGTGAAGGTATTATCGGTCATATTGGAGACAGCCGTGCTTATTTGTTCAGGCAGGGAAATATTACCCAGCTGACAGAGGATCATACCTTGGTCAATGAACTCGTCAAAAGCCGCCAAATCAGTGAAGAAGAGGCATACAATCATCCGCGCAGAAATGTAATTACCCGGGCGTTAGGGACAGATGCTAAGGTGGACGTGGATCTAATTCATGTTGCGCTGAAGGAAGGCGATATTCTCCTTCTCTGCAGTGATGGACTTAGCAGCTATGTCTCCAAGCATAAGATGGCCCAGACTGTAGGACTGCCTAATGTGTCCCTCAAAGACCGGGCAGATCATCTTCTGCAGCTAGCCCTTGATGTAGGCGGAGAAGATAATATTACTGTGGCTTTATTTGAAATACCGGGTGCGGCTGGGGCCAGTGCAAAGGAGTGGACAACATGA
- the coaBC gene encoding bifunctional phosphopantothenoylcysteine decarboxylase/phosphopantothenate--cysteine ligase CoaBC, with protein sequence MLTGKKILLGVSGGIAAFKAASLCSKLVQSGAEVKVIMTESATRFITELTLQALSRGPVYTDTFDEKDPAVISHIDLADWADLVLVAPATANIIAKMSAGIADDMLSTTLLATQAPVMIAPAMNVHMYQHPAVVRNLADLAARGVMMAEPGEGLLACGYVGKGRMEEPESLVRIVETFFDRQTRLSSKPLQGRRVIVTAGATVERIDPVRYITNDSSGKMGFAIAAAARDMGADVHLIIGSTQASLPQGISYTRVESAQDMYNALEQVWETADIVVKAAAVADYRPKEQFDRKIKKSGDHMSLELVKTVDILESLGRMKTTQLLIGFAAETNDLDKYAMDKLIRKNCDLLVANDVTKEGAGFGTDTNVVSIFDSQGLVEALPLMSKEMAALRIMELAAERLSGALN encoded by the coding sequence ATGTTAACCGGCAAAAAGATTCTACTTGGCGTTAGCGGGGGGATCGCCGCATTCAAAGCGGCTTCGCTGTGCAGCAAGCTGGTGCAGAGCGGTGCGGAAGTGAAAGTGATCATGACCGAATCGGCTACAAGATTCATCACCGAGCTTACGCTTCAAGCTTTGTCGCGCGGACCCGTGTACACGGATACCTTCGATGAGAAGGACCCCGCCGTTATCTCGCATATCGATCTTGCTGACTGGGCTGATCTCGTGCTGGTGGCTCCTGCTACGGCAAATATTATTGCCAAAATGTCAGCCGGTATTGCCGATGATATGCTGTCCACCACGCTTCTGGCTACGCAGGCGCCAGTGATGATCGCTCCGGCCATGAATGTCCATATGTATCAGCACCCTGCCGTCGTGCGCAACTTGGCGGACCTTGCAGCCCGCGGCGTGATGATGGCAGAACCTGGCGAAGGCCTGCTCGCCTGCGGCTACGTAGGGAAAGGGCGGATGGAAGAACCGGAGAGCCTGGTTCGGATTGTGGAGACTTTTTTTGATAGACAGACGAGATTATCTTCCAAGCCTTTGCAAGGCCGGAGAGTAATCGTTACAGCTGGAGCCACCGTAGAGCGGATTGATCCGGTCAGATATATTACGAATGACTCTTCCGGCAAAATGGGCTTCGCGATCGCCGCGGCTGCCCGGGACATGGGTGCGGACGTACATTTAATTATAGGCAGCACACAAGCAAGCCTTCCGCAAGGGATTTCCTATACTCGGGTAGAGTCAGCTCAAGATATGTATAATGCCCTTGAGCAGGTGTGGGAGACGGCTGACATTGTGGTGAAAGCGGCGGCGGTGGCTGACTATCGGCCTAAGGAGCAGTTCGACCGAAAGATCAAAAAAAGCGGGGACCACATGTCACTGGAACTTGTTAAAACAGTAGACATTCTGGAGAGTCTCGGCCGGATGAAGACAACTCAGCTCCTGATTGGTTTTGCGGCTGAGACAAATGATCTGGATAAGTACGCCATGGATAAATTAATTCGTAAAAATTGTGATCTGCTTGTTGCCAATGATGTGACAAAAGAAGGGGCCGGCTTCGGAACAGATACCAATGTAGTCAGCATATTTGACAGCCAGGGGCTTGTAGAGGCCCTTCCGTTGATGTCTAAAGAAATGGCGGCGCTGCGGATTATGGAGCTGGCTGCAGAACGGTTATCCGGAGCTCTGAATTAA
- the rlmN gene encoding 23S rRNA (adenine(2503)-C(2))-methyltransferase RlmN, with protein sequence MKPFIYDFTLEELQEWAVSQGEPAFRGGQIFDWIYVKRVNSFDEMTNLSKSLREKLKENFQFITLNEITKFESKDGTVKFLFGLHDDHAIETVIMKHNYGNSICVTTQVGCRVGCTFCASTLGGLKRDLTAGEIVAQVVRAQQILDERGERVSSIVIMGTGEPFENYEATMKFLRLMIHEKGLNIGQRHITVSTSGIVPNIYKFADEDTQINLAISIHAPNDALRSKLMPVNRRFPFDDVMESLRYYQAKTGRRITFEYALIGGVNDRPEHAEELASVLKNMLCHVNLIPVNYVPERKYTRTSRNDIFQFQRILADKGINVTIRREQGHDIAAACGQLRAKHMESGAR encoded by the coding sequence ATGAAGCCTTTTATATATGATTTTACGTTAGAAGAACTGCAGGAATGGGCTGTATCCCAAGGTGAGCCGGCTTTCCGCGGAGGGCAAATCTTTGATTGGATCTATGTGAAGCGGGTTAATTCTTTTGACGAGATGACGAACTTGTCCAAGAGCCTGCGTGAGAAGCTGAAGGAGAATTTCCAGTTCATTACGCTGAACGAAATCACCAAGTTTGAATCAAAGGATGGAACCGTTAAGTTCCTGTTCGGTCTTCATGACGATCATGCAATTGAGACGGTAATTATGAAGCATAACTACGGCAATAGTATCTGTGTAACTACCCAGGTCGGCTGCCGTGTGGGCTGTACGTTCTGTGCCTCCACACTCGGCGGATTAAAGCGGGATTTGACTGCGGGCGAGATTGTAGCCCAGGTTGTGCGGGCCCAGCAGATTCTGGATGAACGCGGTGAGCGTGTAAGCAGCATCGTAATTATGGGAACAGGTGAACCATTCGAGAATTATGAAGCGACCATGAAATTTTTGCGCTTGATGATCCATGAGAAGGGTTTGAATATTGGACAGCGGCATATTACTGTATCAACGAGCGGTATTGTGCCTAATATATATAAATTTGCAGATGAGGATACCCAGATTAATCTGGCTATATCCATTCATGCGCCGAATGATGCGCTTCGCTCGAAGCTTATGCCGGTTAACCGCCGTTTTCCGTTCGATGACGTGATGGAGTCCCTCAGGTATTACCAAGCTAAGACGGGGCGCCGGATTACGTTTGAATATGCGCTTATCGGTGGTGTGAACGACAGACCCGAGCATGCCGAGGAGCTTGCCAGTGTGCTGAAGAACATGCTCTGCCACGTCAATCTGATTCCGGTCAACTATGTTCCGGAGCGTAAGTACACTCGAACTTCCAGAAATGACATATTTCAATTCCAGCGTATATTGGCGGACAAGGGAATTAATGTGACGATTCGCCGGGAACAAGGTCATGATATCGCGGCAGCCTGCGGACAATTGCGGGCGAAGCATATGGAGTCTGGTGCGAGGTGA
- the pknB gene encoding Stk1 family PASTA domain-containing Ser/Thr kinase, translated as MIGHELGGRYQIIERIGGGGMALVYKAQDILLGRNVAIKVLRQQFVHDEEFIRRFRREAQSAASLSHPNVVNIYDVGQEDDIHYIVMEYIEGQNLNEIIKERAPLQVDEAVRIASQICDALDHAHHHQIIHRDIKPHNILIGRNGRVKVTDFGIARAASSATITQTGSVVGSVHYFSPEHAKGVVTGEKSDLYSLGIVLYEMLTSKLPFLGESPISVALKHLQENFEEPRLVNPLIPQSVENVILKSMRKNPGERYQSAKEMLRDLETCLLPERRTESKIIFDDMDDADKTRVIPAIKPPVQRPAAGRTSRVEEDNSPAASSAAKKKSWVKPTMWVGGTLLVIVFMLGVAWYVNASLNKPNVKVPQLINLQEDVARAELAKVGLTVQEPITRKYREGFAAGVVYEQNKPGGTEVKQGSAIALTVSVDKPLKKVPDLSGLSYEDASRKLMDEFQMKEEQITRKEDYSEADPGKVTGQSLAAGSDFDPATAVMELTVSKGQEKVSMPDLTGLTQQQAEAKLKEYGLKLAKDGIVQESSYKVEQGLVFNQHPYAPKEQVSPGEAITIFVSSGYPPEAIKYTYNVPVAPKTEGKNSKIRLVYTDARGENLEAGVKTIKTAQNIPVNLVLAPTKDGAILVYQDGKYLDTLPVSYIDAKQGTVPVPSTPIGQEPVEPLDQEQQDPTNTGDNNAEDSASIQGEYSGVTERYASSSTAAKQVKDAQKEAQKAERKQKKDQEKSR; from the coding sequence ATGATCGGACACGAATTGGGCGGTCGATATCAAATCATTGAACGAATTGGCGGAGGCGGAATGGCGCTTGTGTACAAGGCCCAGGACATTCTTCTTGGACGCAATGTGGCTATTAAGGTGCTGCGCCAACAATTTGTGCACGATGAGGAATTTATCCGCCGGTTCCGGCGGGAGGCGCAGTCCGCTGCATCTCTGTCTCATCCAAATGTCGTAAATATTTATGATGTGGGCCAGGAAGATGACATTCATTATATCGTTATGGAGTATATTGAAGGCCAGAATTTGAATGAGATTATCAAAGAACGCGCCCCGCTCCAGGTGGATGAGGCCGTTCGAATTGCCTCACAAATATGTGATGCCCTTGATCATGCTCATCATCATCAGATTATTCATCGGGATATTAAGCCTCATAATATATTAATTGGACGCAATGGACGGGTTAAGGTCACGGATTTCGGTATCGCCCGCGCCGCGTCTTCGGCAACGATTACTCAAACGGGATCCGTGGTAGGATCTGTACATTATTTCTCTCCTGAGCATGCTAAAGGCGTGGTGACGGGGGAGAAATCGGACTTATACTCACTTGGGATTGTACTGTATGAGATGCTGACCTCCAAGCTTCCTTTTCTGGGTGAAAGTCCAATCAGCGTAGCGTTGAAGCATCTCCAGGAGAATTTTGAAGAGCCGCGGCTTGTTAATCCACTTATTCCTCAAAGTGTGGAGAACGTCATTCTGAAGTCGATGCGCAAGAACCCGGGCGAGCGGTACCAATCGGCCAAGGAGATGCTTAGGGATCTGGAGACCTGCCTTCTTCCAGAGAGACGGACAGAATCCAAGATCATTTTTGATGACATGGATGATGCTGATAAGACACGTGTAATCCCGGCTATCAAGCCACCAGTTCAGAGGCCGGCAGCTGGAAGAACCTCGCGTGTGGAAGAAGACAATTCTCCAGCTGCATCTTCCGCTGCCAAGAAGAAGTCCTGGGTGAAGCCAACTATGTGGGTTGGGGGCACACTTCTGGTCATCGTATTCATGCTTGGAGTTGCCTGGTATGTCAATGCTAGCCTTAACAAACCTAATGTAAAGGTGCCTCAGCTCATTAATCTTCAGGAAGATGTGGCGAGAGCGGAGCTCGCCAAGGTGGGCCTCACCGTTCAGGAGCCAATCACAAGAAAGTACCGCGAAGGCTTTGCTGCCGGGGTAGTCTATGAGCAGAACAAGCCGGGAGGAACGGAAGTCAAGCAGGGGTCTGCTATTGCCTTGACAGTGAGCGTGGATAAGCCGCTCAAGAAAGTGCCGGACCTAAGCGGACTGTCCTATGAGGATGCAAGCAGAAAGCTGATGGATGAGTTCCAGATGAAGGAAGAGCAGATTACCCGCAAGGAAGACTATAGTGAAGCTGATCCAGGGAAAGTTACGGGTCAGAGCCTCGCTGCGGGTTCGGACTTCGATCCTGCAACGGCTGTGATGGAGCTTACAGTAAGCAAGGGGCAAGAGAAGGTGAGTATGCCTGATCTGACGGGTCTTACTCAGCAGCAGGCAGAAGCTAAGCTCAAGGAATACGGCTTAAAGCTGGCTAAGGACGGAATTGTTCAGGAGTCCAGTTACAAGGTTGAGCAGGGTCTGGTGTTCAATCAGCACCCATATGCTCCTAAGGAGCAGGTGTCACCGGGTGAAGCGATTACGATATTCGTTAGTTCCGGTTATCCGCCTGAAGCGATCAAGTACACATACAATGTTCCGGTCGCACCTAAGACGGAAGGCAAGAACAGCAAGATTCGTCTGGTATATACCGATGCCCGCGGCGAGAACCTGGAAGCTGGGGTTAAGACGATCAAAACGGCTCAGAACATTCCGGTTAATCTTGTGCTTGCTCCTACTAAAGATGGGGCGATTCTGGTCTATCAGGATGGCAAGTATCTGGACACACTCCCGGTGTCGTATATTGACGCGAAGCAGGGAACTGTGCCTGTGCCTTCCACACCTATCGGACAGGAGCCGGTTGAACCTCTGGATCAAGAACAGCAGGATCCTACTAATACCGGAGATAACAACGCCGAGGATTCAGCCTCGATTCAGGGTGAATACAGCGGTGTAACCGAACGTTATGCTTCGTCTTCCACTGCTGCCAAGCAGGTCAAAGACGCGCAAAAGGAAGCGCAGAAAGCCGAGAGAAAGCAGAAGAAAGATCAGGAAAAGAGCAGATAA
- the rsmB gene encoding 16S rRNA (cytosine(967)-C(5))-methyltransferase RsmB produces the protein MSSSNESGRKNHSAPVSRSGSHKAKGPGNTRPPKPATAREVALQVLTQVEEGGAYSNLQLNGALQRSGLSGPDAGLATELVYGTISRLSTIDYFLNQFVAKGLRKLEPWVRNLLRLSFYQLHYLDRVPSHAAVNEAVNIAKKKGHQGISGMVNGVLRNVLRRKDELRLPEGLPPVKRIALEYAYPEWMVGRWIKQYGEQEAEAICRANNEPPSVSVRVNRTKISRDELMEDMRAQGLDAQASRVSEDGIILRSGGNMALTDWYREGYLSIQDESSMLVAEAVDPAPGMRILDCCAAPGGKSCHMAEKLGGAGEIIANDVHPHKAKLIEDQASRLELNTVRTTTGDALQLAGKYPPESFDRILLDAPCSGLGVIRRKPDLKWAKQPEDIDEISELQIKLLDEVAGLLKPGGILVYSTCTVEKRENELVVKAFLGKHSEFAEASDQPGSLARLEAGKLREGAGIQILPQDYHSDGFYIARLVKLG, from the coding sequence TTGAGCAGCTCTAATGAAAGCGGCAGGAAGAATCATTCCGCACCGGTAAGCCGCAGCGGAAGCCATAAAGCTAAAGGACCTGGGAATACCCGGCCGCCCAAGCCCGCCACCGCTCGTGAGGTGGCTCTCCAGGTGCTTACCCAGGTTGAAGAAGGGGGAGCGTACAGCAACCTCCAGTTGAACGGGGCATTGCAGAGAAGCGGATTATCCGGGCCGGATGCGGGACTTGCTACGGAGCTCGTATATGGTACCATTTCCCGGTTGTCGACGATCGACTATTTTCTGAATCAGTTTGTGGCCAAGGGCCTGAGGAAGCTGGAGCCCTGGGTACGCAATTTGCTTCGGCTGAGCTTCTATCAATTGCATTATTTGGATAGAGTTCCTTCACATGCGGCGGTTAATGAGGCAGTGAATATTGCCAAAAAGAAGGGACATCAGGGTATCTCGGGGATGGTCAATGGTGTTCTGCGAAATGTGCTTCGCCGCAAGGATGAACTGCGGCTTCCGGAAGGTCTTCCACCGGTTAAGCGGATTGCTCTGGAGTACGCCTATCCCGAATGGATGGTCGGCCGCTGGATCAAGCAGTATGGTGAGCAGGAGGCTGAAGCCATCTGCAGAGCGAACAATGAGCCGCCCTCGGTCAGTGTGCGGGTGAACCGGACAAAGATCAGCAGGGATGAGCTTATGGAGGACATGCGGGCCCAAGGACTCGATGCCCAGGCTTCTCGGGTATCGGAGGACGGCATTATTCTACGAAGCGGTGGCAATATGGCACTTACGGATTGGTACCGGGAAGGGTATCTCTCCATTCAGGATGAGAGCTCGATGCTGGTGGCGGAAGCCGTTGATCCGGCGCCTGGAATGAGAATTCTGGATTGCTGCGCGGCCCCGGGCGGTAAGTCCTGCCACATGGCAGAGAAGCTGGGCGGAGCAGGAGAGATTATCGCTAACGATGTCCATCCTCATAAGGCGAAGCTGATCGAGGATCAAGCGTCCCGGCTTGAGCTGAACACGGTTCGGACAACAACCGGGGATGCCCTGCAGCTTGCAGGCAAGTATCCGCCTGAATCTTTTGACCGGATCCTGTTGGATGCTCCATGCTCAGGTCTGGGCGTGATCCGGCGGAAGCCTGATTTGAAATGGGCCAAGCAGCCAGAGGATATCGATGAGATATCAGAGCTCCAAATCAAGCTTCTGGATGAAGTAGCCGGTCTGCTAAAGCCGGGCGGTATTCTTGTCTACAGCACCTGTACCGTAGAGAAGAGAGAGAATGAGCTCGTTGTAAAGGCTTTTCTGGGCAAGCATTCCGAGTTCGCCGAAGCTTCGGATCAACCGGGCAGCCTGGCACGGCTCGAAGCCGGGAAGCTTAGAGAAGGTGCCGGAATACAAATATTGCCTCAGGACTATCATTCGGACGGATTTTATATTGCCCGGCTTGTCAAACTAGGTTAA